In a single window of the Micromonospora inositola genome:
- a CDS encoding replication initiator: MSTPLDLSRPGLAAGRGAQVLYRAAAPDFFGWLEHTRPAGGCARPIRLAGILAAIDVDTGRIVSEQHTDQLPDRALYKACGNRRESQCPDCAWVYQGDAYQVVRCGLTGGKGLPASVGRHPVVFATFTAPSFGSVHHRHVRRHSCSTRQRCDCRPDPCHARRTAGTCPHGLPAVCFARHGADDPRLGQPLCLDCYDHDHQVIWNHFSGELWRRTKQAMDRHLAAHCRRRGIPFVRVVTAAGKVRWLPPVRVSHGKVAEMQRRAAVHFHCLLRLDGVDPDDPDALVPPPAGITIDDLEEAVHAAARQITVTTPEHPDRPEGWVVAWGEQVDVRRINSASGELTDSMVAAYLAKYATKSTEATGHRSTRLTADTIGDYADPEGDHLARLIHACWRLGRPTHNATATGAATTGGHQGHLDDNPNPYAGLRRWAHMLGFGGHFLTKARRYSVTFGLLRDTRTTYRRTEDDESTASITVATLTYVGSGWLNDGDALLANTAARQRRESRRIGREELAHEAWLAGAAA; encoded by the coding sequence GTGTCCACCCCGCTTGACCTGTCCCGGCCTGGCCTCGCCGCCGGCCGTGGCGCCCAAGTTCTCTATCGCGCCGCCGCCCCGGATTTCTTCGGCTGGCTGGAACACACCCGCCCCGCCGGCGGCTGCGCCCGCCCGATCCGCCTCGCCGGCATACTCGCCGCCATCGACGTCGACACCGGTCGGATCGTGAGCGAGCAGCACACCGACCAGCTGCCCGACCGGGCGCTCTACAAGGCGTGTGGCAACCGCCGCGAATCGCAGTGCCCGGACTGCGCCTGGGTCTACCAGGGCGACGCCTACCAGGTGGTGCGTTGCGGCCTTACCGGCGGCAAGGGCCTACCCGCCTCCGTCGGCCGGCACCCGGTCGTCTTCGCCACCTTCACCGCACCCTCGTTCGGCTCGGTCCACCACCGGCACGTCCGCCGCCACAGCTGCTCGACCCGGCAGCGCTGCGACTGCCGCCCGGACCCCTGCCACGCCCGCCGCACCGCCGGCACCTGCCCGCATGGGCTGCCCGCCGTGTGCTTCGCCCGCCACGGCGCTGACGATCCGCGGCTTGGGCAGCCGTTGTGCCTGGACTGCTACGACCACGACCACCAGGTCATCTGGAACCACTTCTCCGGCGAGCTATGGCGGCGCACCAAGCAGGCCATGGACCGCCACCTCGCTGCCCACTGCCGCCGACGCGGCATCCCCTTCGTCCGGGTGGTCACTGCCGCTGGCAAGGTCCGCTGGCTCCCGCCCGTGCGCGTGTCGCACGGCAAGGTCGCCGAGATGCAGCGCCGTGCAGCAGTCCACTTCCACTGCCTGCTGCGCCTGGACGGCGTCGACCCCGACGACCCGGACGCCCTCGTGCCGCCGCCAGCCGGCATCACCATCGACGACCTGGAGGAAGCCGTCCACGCCGCCGCCCGCCAGATCACCGTCACCACGCCCGAACACCCCGACCGACCCGAAGGCTGGGTGGTCGCCTGGGGCGAGCAGGTTGACGTCCGGCGAATCAACAGCGCCAGCGGCGAACTGACGGACAGCATGGTGGCCGCCTACCTGGCCAAGTACGCCACCAAGTCGACCGAGGCCACGGGCCACCGCTCCACCCGACTCACAGCCGACACGATCGGCGACTACGCCGACCCGGAAGGCGACCACCTCGCCCGCCTCATCCACGCCTGCTGGCGACTCGGCCGCCCCACCCACAACGCCACCGCGACTGGCGCCGCAACGACCGGCGGCCATCAAGGCCACCTTGACGACAACCCGAACCCCTACGCCGGGCTGCGTCGCTGGGCACACATGCTCGGCTTCGGCGGCCACTTCCTCACCAAAGCCCGCCGCTACTCCGTCACCTTCGGCCTGCTCCGCGACACCCGCACCACCTACCGCCGCACCGAAGACGACGAGTCCACCGCCAGCATCACCGTCGCCACCCTCACCTATGTCGGGTCCGGCTGGCTCAACGATGGTGACGCTCTCCTCGCCAACACCGCCGCCAGACAGCGCCGGGAGAGCAGACGCATCGGCCGGGAAGAACTCGCCCATGAAGCCTGGCTCGCCGGGGCGGCCGCATGA
- a CDS encoding IS701 family transposase gives MLTVGSRFRRPEPRRRVRDFVRGLLAPLPRKNCWTIAEHAGDASPDGMQDLLARAKWDDEQVRADVRGFVAEHLGDPDAVLVVDETGDLKKGHHTVGVQRQYSGTAGKIENCQLAVHLVYATEAGHALIDAALYLPKVWCENPSRRSEAGVPDEIRFATKPQLAARMIDEAVAAGLPCRWVAGDEAYGGDPRLAAALRGHRLGYVLAVACSHQVITGIGSRRVDHLAAGLTRTAWQRVSAGAGAKGHRYYDWAWMPLPAHADAHAGHHWLLIRRHRRTGELAFYRCWSPEPAPLGALVSVAGRRWKIEESFQTAKTALGLDQHQNRRWTSWHRWTTLAILAHAFLATATARRTQPSPSGLIPLTVNELHRLFNALVIEPSRRHADQLKWSIWRRRHQARAKASHYARQALTEP, from the coding sequence ATGTTGACCGTGGGATCGCGTTTCCGCAGGCCGGAGCCGCGTCGGCGGGTGCGGGACTTCGTGCGGGGCTTGTTGGCGCCGCTGCCGCGGAAGAACTGTTGGACAATCGCCGAGCACGCCGGGGACGCCTCGCCGGACGGGATGCAGGACCTGCTCGCCCGGGCGAAGTGGGACGACGAGCAGGTCCGCGCGGACGTGCGGGGGTTCGTCGCGGAGCACCTGGGTGACCCCGACGCGGTTCTGGTCGTAGACGAGACAGGAGATCTGAAGAAGGGCCATCACACCGTCGGGGTGCAGCGCCAGTACTCGGGCACCGCCGGGAAGATCGAGAACTGTCAGCTGGCGGTGCATCTGGTCTACGCCACCGAGGCCGGGCACGCCCTGATCGACGCGGCGCTCTACCTACCCAAGGTGTGGTGTGAGAACCCGTCACGCAGGAGCGAGGCAGGTGTCCCCGACGAGATCAGGTTCGCCACCAAGCCGCAGCTGGCGGCACGGATGATCGACGAGGCTGTCGCCGCCGGCCTGCCGTGTCGATGGGTGGCCGGCGATGAGGCCTACGGCGGTGACCCGCGGCTGGCCGCCGCGCTACGCGGTCACCGCCTCGGCTACGTCCTCGCGGTGGCCTGCTCCCATCAGGTGATCACCGGCATCGGCAGCCGGCGGGTCGACCACCTCGCCGCCGGCCTGACCCGTACCGCCTGGCAGCGCGTCTCGGCCGGTGCCGGCGCCAAGGGGCACCGCTACTACGACTGGGCCTGGATGCCGTTGCCCGCGCACGCCGACGCACACGCCGGCCACCACTGGCTGCTGATCCGCCGCCACCGCCGCACCGGTGAGCTGGCCTTCTACCGCTGCTGGTCACCCGAGCCCGCGCCACTGGGCGCGCTGGTGTCCGTGGCCGGCCGCCGCTGGAAGATTGAAGAGTCGTTCCAGACCGCGAAGACCGCCCTCGGCCTGGACCAACACCAGAACCGGCGCTGGACCTCCTGGCACCGATGGACCACCCTGGCGATCCTCGCCCACGCCTTCCTTGCCACCGCCACCGCTCGCCGAACCCAACCGAGCCCGTCCGGGCTGATCCCACTGACCGTCAACGAACTCCATCGCCTGTTCAACGCCCTGGTCATCGAACCCAGCCGACGCCACGCTGACCAGCTCAAGTGGTCGATCTGGCGACGGCGCCACCAAGCCCGAGCCAAAGCCAGCCACTACGCCCGACAAGCCCTCACCGAACCGTGA